A window of Acropora muricata isolate sample 2 chromosome 3, ASM3666990v1, whole genome shotgun sequence contains these coding sequences:
- the LOC136912353 gene encoding uncharacterized protein — translation MAGMTRFPRIKELMRWTSWLEELPKLEQFSLERCLKQFDCAGIVSRQLHHFSDAAEVAYGAVSYLRLVDSQGKIRCSFLMGKSRLAPSKPLTIPTMELSAAVLSTRLDAMMRQELDIAIHNSFFWTDSACVLRYLANDDRICKIFVANRVAAIREQSSPRQWKYVNTKLNPADDASRGLSADAIIKNNRWIMGPDFLW, via the coding sequence ATGGCTGGGATGACCAGATTCCCGAGAATTAAGGAACTAATGCGATGGACAAGCTGGCTGGAGGAGCTACCGAAACTAGAGCAATTCTCCCTTGAAAGATGCCTCAAGCAATTCGACTGTGCCGGCATTGTCTCCCGCCAATTACATCACTTCTCCGATGCTGCGGAAGTTGCATATGGTGCTGTTTCCTACCTGAGGCTTGTAGACTCCCAGGGTAAGATTCGATGCTCTTTTCTGATGGGAAAGTCTCGTCTCGCTCCTTCAAAACCGCTCACAATTCCAACGATGGAGTTGTCCGCTGCGGTGTTGTCCACAAGGCTCGATGCGATGATGCGACAAGAGTTGGATATTGCCATCCACAATTCTTTCTTCTGGACAGACAGTGCCTGTGTCCTCCGATATTTAGCTAACGATGACCGAATATGTAAGATCTTTGTGGCAAATCGAGTGGCGGCAATTCGAGAACAATCGTCCCCCAGGCAGTGGAAATACGTCAACACGAAATTGAACCCAGCAGATGATGCCTCAAGAGGCTTATCAGCCGACGCTATAATAAAAAACAATCGATGGATCATGGGACCAGACTTCTTGTGGTAG
- the LOC136912352 gene encoding uncharacterized protein: MSDIEAMFHQVRVRSDDCDALRSLWWQKGDLYSRPHEYKMRIHLFGGVSSPSCASFALQKTAKDNRAEFSPEAINTVKRDFYVDDCLKSVGSEHGAICLVKELTSRLSKGGFRLTKWLSNSHKVIESIPESERAKSVKDLNFDQTLIERALRVKWHVASDTFRFSRQTDHLPEEGNFP; the protein is encoded by the coding sequence ATGTCGGACATCGAAGCGATGTTTCATCAAGTACGAGTAAGGTCAGATGACTGCGATGCTCTGCGGTCCCTATGGTGGCAAAAGGGAGATCTTTATTCGCGACCTCATGAATACAAGATGAGAATTCACCTATTCGGAGGAGTATCCTCGCCAAGCTGTGCTAGCTTCgcgctccaaaaaacggctAAAGATAACAGGGCAGAATTTTCACCAGAGGCTATTAACACTGTGAAGCGTGATTTTTATGTGGACGATTGCCTAAAATCAGTTGGATCCGAACATGGCGCTATTTGCTTGGTTAAGGAATTGACAAGTCGTCTGAGTAAAGGTGGCTTCCGCCTGACAAAATGGCTTTCTAACTCCCACAAGGTGATCGAGTCAATCCCCGAGTCGGAGCGGGCAAAGTCGGTCAAAGACCTGAACTTTGATCAGACTCTCATCGAACGAGCTCTCCGCGTGAAATGGCACGTTGCATCAGATACCTTTCGCTTCAGCCGACAGACTGACCACCTGCCAGAAGAGGGAAACTTTCCATAG